The Chloracidobacterium sp. genomic sequence AGAAAGACGCATTCGTCGGGTTGGCGGAACGATGGAACGCGAAATTGATGTGCGGGTTGTTGCTGCGACTTCAAGAGATCTCCGATCAATGGTCAAGAACGGGACATTTAGGGCCGATCTCTTCGACCGTCTGAATATCCTACAGCTTGAAACCTTGCCGCTTCGTTATCAAAAGGAAAGAATTGTCGAGACATTCCTCGACCAGCTAGAGACCGATAGAGGCACTATAGGGATTGAGGAGCCTCTGCAAATCGAAAAAGAAGTTCTTGTAGCGATCCAGGAACTCGAATGGAAGGGGAACTATCGAGAGATTAGAAATTTCGCAACCCGCCTTGCAGTCGAAACCATTGACGAACCGGCGATTGCGTTTTGGGTTTGAGAATACGAATAAAAAGGCGAACTGATGAAATAATCTTGTCGTCCAGTTTTGCGTTGAGTGAAGTGTGGGTGCGATGCCCGCAAATAGTTCCACTAGGTCACGTTATCAACGTGGCCTTCTTCTTTTAATCCTCAAAACTTCCATCGGACCGTTGTGACGATTTGTCCGTGGACAAATTGTCTGCACGCTTCAAACTAAATCATATGAATAACTTACTCACCACTCTCGGTGAACGGATTCGTTTTCATCGAGAACAGCTTGGTTTGTCTCAAGAAAAGCTAGCCGAGAAATGCTTTTGACCGCACATACATCAGCCTTTTGGAACGCGGAAAGCGAAATCCATCTTTTACAAATCTTCATCGTCTTGCGGAAGGCCTTGAAACCACTCTTTCACAGCTAATCGAGAAACTATAATGGCACTGACACCAATAGACGAGCAACACGCGCTTCAAATTCAAGCAGGAACAATAGGACGCAAGGCAGGACACGCGTTCGAAGACGAGATTACACTTCGAATCAATTCTCTTGAAAAGCCTTATACAGCCACGACGGGGATCGGCGACAACTCGCATGTAATCAAGGGGCGACCTGAATTGCTACTTCTTGATTATGTTTGCACCCGGCTCGGGCTCACAACTATAACGAATGTTGTCGCTCTTTCGACCGGAGCACTTGCAACTTCCGAAGACGGTAAAAAATGGCTTGAGGTAAATGGTGTTAAAGTTTCCAAATGCAAGAGTGACCTTATTCTGACAATAACCACTACGACGGGTGATCTAATTACCGCTGGCATTTCAACAAAGCAATGTAGCAACAAAAACCCGACGAACGCTCAGTTGTTTTTCACAACGGCGCGCAGTTTTTGTTTGCTTCTTAGAAGTAACGGTATCGCTGTTTCGAACGACGCTGAAAATGCCTTGCGTCAGTTCTGTGGAGATGCTGGTTTTCGCCCCTTAGACACTCCAGAACTTATCGCTGGTCGCCAGACTGATCCACGACGTTTTTTCTGGGAAGAGATTGCAGATGATGGAAAACAGGAATGGGAAGCAATCTTCGCTGACGGACAGGATGCTATCACTCGCTTGTTATTACAAAAGCTTATCTTAACGATCCTTTCGCTCCCGACTTTGTTCTACACAAGACGAGGCTGGCTGAATCTTGGGAAACCACCGAACTAGCTCTTTACTCTATCGACGAACTTGTCGAACTCTCAAGGAACTATGCAGGGTTTGTACTTAAGCCCTATTCTGTAAAGAAAGGGAGCTACCGTGATCCCGTTGGCGTTAGCCACGAAGCCCCTAGATTTGGAATCGTTCAAATGCAACGAGGTGGTCAATCTCAACACCCGACCCAACTTCAGTTCAATCTAAAGGCTGGCTACTTTTACGAGATTTAGGATTTCCTTTTTGACATGCGTTGCGATGGAATAAGAAAGAAGCGGCGGTACTGCGTTGCCGATGGTGCTTCGGATATCGCCAAGAGTACCAATAAATTTGTATGTATCGGGAAACGACTGAATTCTTGCCGCTTCCCGAATTGTTAATGAACGGGTCGCAAATGGATGCACATTTCTACACCCAGAAATCATTCCAAAAGTAGTCTGAACCGTCGATGCTGGTTCATCCCAAATCTGTCTTTTGTATGTTGTATTGTAGCCTGACGGCGGACGAAGCGTCTCATCTTCGTTGTCGTGTGCGCTTTTACCTTGCGGGACATTCCACAACCATTCTATGACGTGATCGGGATGATTAACCGCTACATGAAAAGGATCCGACTGTGAAATTCCACCAGACTCAATGAAGTCGAGGTCGGAACAGGCATCGCCAAAGCTTCGATATGGCAATGACT encodes the following:
- a CDS encoding sigma-54 factor interaction domain-containing protein, with amino-acid sequence MADNYVDDSAFKGRSILDEKILLFARVPHYVLITGERGTGKTTIAHQMHDLSPRSKRDFVSVNCASFTSELLESELFGYERGAFTGAIAAKAGLFEAAQGGTLFLDEIGELSLGLQAKFLKAVEERRIRRVGGTMEREIDVRVVAATSRDLRSMVKNGTFRADLFDRLNILQLETLPLRYQKERIVETFLDQLETDRGTIGIEEPLQIEKEVLVAIQELEWKGNYREIRNFATRLAVETIDEPAIAFWV
- a CDS encoding DNA cytosine methyltransferase gives rise to the protein MPYRSFGDACSDLDFIESGGISQSDPFHVAVNHPDHVIEWLWNVPQGKSAHDNEDETLRPPSGYNTTYKRQIWDEPASTVQTTFGMISGCRNVHPFATRSLTIREAARIQSFPDTYKFIGTLGDIRSTIGNAVPPLLSYSIATHVKKEILNLVKVASL